GAGTGGCTGGACCGTCTCGCCGCGTGGGAGGGCGGCTCGGACAACGCCTCGGAAGTGACCTTCGAGGGCTGGCAGCCCAAAAAACCGCCCAAAAAGTTCGAGGCGGGGACGCAGGCGCTCGTGGACATCATCGCCCTGGGCAGCTCGCTGGCGTACCTGTCGGGGATCGGGATGGAGCGCATTCAGAGGTCCGAGCAGGACCTGGTCACGGAGATGGTCGAGCGCCTGAACGGAGTGGAAGGCGTGTCGGTGCTGGGGTGGCCGCGCGAACGGGCCGCGCTGGCCTCCTTCGTGGTCGAGGGGGTGGGGGACCCCAAGGAGGTCGAGGAGTTCCTCGACCGCGAATACGGCGTGGCGGTGCGGGGAGGCGACCTGACCGCCCAACCGCTGATGAAGCGCTTCGGCATCCCTGGAGCGGTGCGCGCCTCACTCGGGCTGTACAACACCCCGCAGGAGGTGGACACGCTCGTTCAGGGGGTTGAGCAGTTCGTGCAGGCCAGGCGCTGAGCACTCCGGCGTCCCAGGAGCTGGAGGACGGACGCTCACCGGCGAGCGGGCGCCGGGAAGGAGGGGGACACCCAGTACGTGCGGCGGGCGGGGACGCTGACCACCTCCAGGTCCGGCTCCCCGCCCACACCGGGTGAGTAGCGCAGGGCCGTCAGCTTGCCGCCGAACACGCAGCCCGTGTCAATGTTCACCGTGCGGTTCAGCCAGCGCACCTCCGGCACCGGCGTGTGCCCGTACACCACCAGCGCCGGGCCGTGATACTCCGCCGCCCAGTCCCGCCGCACTGGCAACCCGAACTCGTCGCGCTCGCCGGTCGTGTCCCCGTACACCGCGAACGCCCACGCCCGCTTGTTCTTTCTCCCCTGCAAGTCCTGCTTCAGCCCCACGTGCGCCACCACCAGCCGCCCGTGATCGAGCAGGAGGTGACTCGGGAGGCCCTCCAGGAACGCCCTCACCCGGCGCCGCAACGACATGGGCTCGTGGAACAGTTGGTCGAGGGTCAGGGCGAGGCCGTTGTCCACGCTGACCCGGTGCCCCGCCAGCTTGCGGCGCAGCTTCTCGTCGTGGTTCCCGATCACGCACCGCGCCTGCCCCGCGTCCACCATGCCCATTACCAGCCGGTACACTGCCGGGGTGTCCGGA
This sequence is a window from Deinococcus apachensis DSM 19763. Protein-coding genes within it:
- a CDS encoding metallophosphoesterase → MGDIHGCIEELLDLLNRLGYVVGPDLTVTPPAGHRAVFLGDLGDRGPDTPAVYRLVMGMVDAGQARCVIGNHDEKLRRKLAGHRVSVDNGLALTLDQLFHEPMSLRRRVRAFLEGLPSHLLLDHGRLVVAHVGLKQDLQGRKNKRAWAFAVYGDTTGERDEFGLPVRRDWAAEYHGPALVVYGHTPVPEVRWLNRTVNIDTGCVFGGKLTALRYSPGVGGEPDLEVVSVPARRTYWVSPSFPAPARR